From the Bradyrhizobium ontarionense genome, the window GTCTCGAACCATGAGGCCACCTGACGTCGAAAAGGCGTTGTCGCGCGCCTCACTACGACACCCCCGTCGGCTGGCGCATCGCGGGGTCCGCCTTGGCCAGCAGCATGCGGTTGGCAGCAAGCGAGAACTCCTGCCAGGCCGCGGCGATGTCGCGCAGGATCGTCTGCACATAGTCCTTCGACGGCTTGTGCTCGTGCGGAAAGTTCGACAGCGCGCAGGAGGTGCGGTTGAAGGCGATGGCGTCGTCGAGCAGCGACTGCATGACATCGCGGAACGGCTTCTGAATCTCCGGCGTCAGTGCGGAGCGCCCGCGCTCGACGGCGACGTCGCGCATGTCGAAGGTCAGCGCATCCAGCACCTGCAGCGCCGCAGCGAACACCTGCTCGGTCGCGCCGAGAATGGCCAGCTGCGTCAGTTGCTCGCGCTGCTGGGTGGCGAGACTGCGGTTCAGCCGATGCCGGTAGTCGTCGAACGCCGCATCGCGCTGGGCGGCGACCCAGGAGCCGAACCAGGCCAGGCTCGCGTCATTGCCCGACAGTCCCTCGCCGACCGAAGTTGCTGCGCGTGCCCCTGTGCTCTCGGTCGCCGTGCGGGCGAGCGCGCGCTCGATGCGCCTGGCGGCATTGAGCGCACCTTCGAGATAGCCGGCTGCGTGGCTCGCGGTCTCGGCACCGCCGAGATGCAGCCGCCCGTCCCACAGCGCCCGCCGCAGCATCGGATTGGCGATCTCGCTGTGCTCGCCGCGCGGCGTGGTGCGATCCAGCGCGCTGCAGGTGAAGCGCTCGGTCGCCCAATCCTGATAGTGCTGCTCGCCGCCGTCCAGCGCCGCGCCGAACAGCTGCACCATCTGGCTGTCCATCAGCAACGGCAGGCCGACAGTGAAGGCTTCGCGCAGATCCGGCGGGAAGGCGAGGAAACCGCCGAGCGCGGCGCGGTCGCCGCCGACATCGCAGGCATCGAAGATCTCGCCGACAACGGCCTGCTCGTGACTGACGAAGGCATTGCCGGACTGGCCCTTGTCGCGCCAATGCGCCTGGTCATAGGCGATCACGACCTTGGCCTGCGCCGCCATCCAGGTCTCGGCATTGCGCATCGCCTCGCAGGTCGCCTCGTCGAGCTCCGGAAAGAAGCCGACGTGATCGAGCAGCAACCGCGGCGGCAGCGCGAGCACGGCGCGCTTAACCTCGATCGCGACCGATTCCGTGGCTGTGGCGAAGACCAGCCGCACATGGGTACCGCAATCGACGATGCGCGTCAGCTCATGGCCGAGATGGATGAACGACTGCGGCAGGTCGCGCGCCAACGTCTCGATCAACTTCGTCATGCCGCCTGACAGCCGGCGCGCGCCCTGATGAATGGGTGGGCCGCTGATCTGCTCGGCCGTCTTGTCCGCCTCTTTGAGGTGAAGAACCGTGCCGTCATCGTGCTGGGCAAAATCAGGCAAGCCAAGCTCAGCGATCAGACCCGCCAGCAGCGGCTGGGTGTCGGGCCAGAACCAGGTGGGGCCGAGGTCGAGCGCGAGCCCGGCCGTGCTCTTGGCCGACAGGACACGCCCACCCAGCCGATGTCGGGCTTCGAACAAGGCGAACGTGCCGCCGCGCTGCTGCAGGCTGCGCGCGAGTGCTATTCCGCACAATCCACCTCCGACAATGGCCGTTTCGAGCATGACAGGACCTCGGCTGATGCGTTGCGATGGCGCCTCGGATGGCTCTTGCAAGAAGCTTGCAAGCTTTCGCGAGCGCCCCACATGTGCGGTTCCAAACATTGCTTGATTTTCGCCCCGGCTTGGCTCACCTCATCACGATGAGTGACGACAGCGAGATTCTGGCGGCCAATGCGGCCTTCTATGCAGCCTTCGCGGCAGGAGATTTCGCTGCGCTCGCGGCGCTCTGGGCGGATCGCGACGGCATCTCCTGCATCCATCCGGGCTGGTCGGCGATCGTCGGCCGCGCCGCCGTGATCGGCAGCTGGCGCGACATCCTCAACAATCCGGGGCGGCCGCAGATCGTCTGCGCCGAGCCTCACGCGATCGTCGACGGCGACCACGGCCACGTCCTGTGCATCGAGCTGGTGGACGGCGCAGCGCTCGCCGCAGCCAACCACTTCACGCGCGTCGACGGCGCCTGGCGGATGGTCCACCATCAATCCAGTGCGATTGCGCAGCTCGTGTCTGCGGATGACGACCGGGACGGCCACAGTCTCCACTGATCTCCTCACGTCTGGCACGAAATTTGATCTGCTCTCCCTGACCGGCAGCAATGTCGGAGATTGTTGATTTTCGTCGCGTCGGATTCGGGCCAAATGTCCGTCTCCGCGCAGGCCATCTGCACGCTGCGACCAGCATCGTGCAGATGCCGAGAGGAGACACGGGATGGCACGCGTTCTGACCGCCTATCTGAAGCGCACGGATGTGCCGACGCGCACAGCGTTGCAGCAGGCGATTGCCCGCCTCCCCTTCGCGCTGACGCTCGACGACGCCTATCAGCCGCTGCGGACCTCGGGCTACCTGCCATGCACGCTCGATGGCGAGGACGCCGGCTTCGACCTGCGCTTCAGTGACGTCACGGAGCCGCGGGCCGACGCGCGCGACGTCGCGATGACGTTCAAATGGGGCGGCGATCCCCGCGAGGAGGCTGCCGCGTTCGCGGTGTGTGCCGCGCTTGCCGGGAATTTCGGCGCGATCGTGCAGCGCGACGGCGCGGCGCTTTCAACCGACCACATGCTCGAACAGGCGCAGGGAGCACTGGTATGAACATGACGGCTCCCCTTCAGCCGACGGCGATCCATGCCGTCCCCGCCGAGCTCTGCGAATGCGGCTTCCGCCTGCTGATGATCCGCCAGTTCAATGTCGGCGCGGTGCCGCCGGCCTTCGCCATCATCGACCAGCGTGTGATGCGTATGCCGCAGCGCCTCGGCCGCCACGGCGTGTCATTCGCGGCGACGTTCCTGCCCGAGGTGATGTCATGGCTGATCGATCATCTCGGCCGGCCGTCGCTGCATGACGAGACCGGCCGCTCCTACCGCAATCCGCGCTGGCCTGTCGTGTGCTGGCATGACCAGGAACGCTACTGGCCGAGCGGCGCCGTCACGGTCGAGTGGTTCGCCGAGGTCGCATTCCAGGATCACGCCTCGTGGATGGCCTTCCGCACCCACTGGCAGGAGCGTCTGCACGGCACTGAAGCGGGTGCCGGCGCTTGCGCTGGAGAAGCAGAGCCGCGCGCGCAGCACGGTAAGGAAAAGGAATTTGCCGACGACGTGCTGTAGCAGGCATGATCTGCCAAATTGATGCGCAGCCACGCCCGGCTCTGTTCGATGACGGTCGAGGCATGATAATCATGCCGTGATGCAACTGCGCGGAGGTCATCGTGCGCTACGTCTCGTGGTTCGGAGGCTGGCTCGGCCATTTGCTGCCGCAACGGCGTGCTGATGCCGGCACAGTCGCCCGCGACATCGACGTCCAACATCCGGCCGCCGAGCTGTCGCACGAGGACCTGTTCTATATCGCGATGCTCGGTCCTCACGTGTGAACGAAACGTCGGCGCCGTCCGCCACCCGCATCCTTCGCATCCCGACACGAGCCCGACATGACTGACATTGCACGGCTGCGCGATTTCGTCGCCGAGACGGCACGCCTGGTCGCGAGCACGACCAGCGAGGCGGTGCTGCTCGCCGCGCTCGCACCGAAACTCGAGGAGCTGGTCGCGCATGACGATTGGCTGCCCGAGGCCTACGCCGTGGCTGACGGCGGCCGCTACCGGCAATATCTGCTGTATGCCGATCCGCT encodes:
- a CDS encoding flavin monoamine oxidase family protein, whose amino-acid sequence is MLETAIVGGGLCGIALARSLQQRGGTFALFEARHRLGGRVLSAKSTAGLALDLGPTWFWPDTQPLLAGLIAELGLPDFAQHDDGTVLHLKEADKTAEQISGPPIHQGARRLSGGMTKLIETLARDLPQSFIHLGHELTRIVDCGTHVRLVFATATESVAIEVKRAVLALPPRLLLDHVGFFPELDEATCEAMRNAETWMAAQAKVVIAYDQAHWRDKGQSGNAFVSHEQAVVGEIFDACDVGGDRAALGGFLAFPPDLREAFTVGLPLLMDSQMVQLFGAALDGGEQHYQDWATERFTCSALDRTTPRGEHSEIANPMLRRALWDGRLHLGGAETASHAAGYLEGALNAARRIERALARTATESTGARAATSVGEGLSGNDASLAWFGSWVAAQRDAAFDDYRHRLNRSLATQQREQLTQLAILGATEQVFAAALQVLDALTFDMRDVAVERGRSALTPEIQKPFRDVMQSLLDDAIAFNRTSCALSNFPHEHKPSKDYVQTILRDIAAAWQEFSLAANRMLLAKADPAMRQPTGVS
- a CDS encoding nuclear transport factor 2 family protein yields the protein MSDDSEILAANAAFYAAFAAGDFAALAALWADRDGISCIHPGWSAIVGRAAVIGSWRDILNNPGRPQIVCAEPHAIVDGDHGHVLCIELVDGAALAAANHFTRVDGAWRMVHHQSSAIAQLVSADDDRDGHSLH